From a region of the Bacteroidales bacterium genome:
- a CDS encoding FkbM family methyltransferase has translation MQLIKQLLRINYIRNHFLRFGWNGLIFYVKQLFISRKKEIKFKHKEYKYPLYLRAESSDIQTFYQVLFNQEYNIKLEFKPNVIIDLGANIGLSSVFFANKFPESKIIALEPEKNNYDMLLKNTKNYQNIVIYHNAIWHKHADLSIKDNNLGEWGYSVMESTHENQDNVKTLTMIDLINIHQITQIDILKIDIEGSEIELFQSNFEQWLPITKVIIIELHDWLRKGCSKQFFSTLVNYDFVLSHKGENIICYLNS, from the coding sequence ATGCAGTTAATTAAACAATTATTACGAATAAATTATATCCGAAATCACTTTCTTAGATTTGGTTGGAATGGTCTTATCTTTTATGTTAAACAGCTATTTATTTCAAGAAAAAAAGAAATAAAATTTAAACACAAGGAATATAAGTACCCCTTATATTTACGGGCTGAAAGTTCAGATATTCAAACCTTTTATCAAGTTCTTTTTAATCAGGAGTACAATATAAAGCTTGAATTCAAACCCAATGTAATCATTGATTTAGGGGCAAATATCGGCTTGTCTTCCGTCTTTTTTGCAAATAAGTTTCCTGAATCAAAAATTATAGCATTAGAGCCTGAAAAAAATAACTATGATATGTTACTAAAAAACACTAAAAATTATCAGAATATTGTTATATATCATAATGCTATTTGGCATAAACATGCAGATTTGAGCATAAAAGATAATAATCTTGGAGAGTGGGGCTACTCAGTAATGGAATCCACTCATGAAAATCAGGATAACGTTAAAACGTTGACGATGATAGATCTCATCAATATACACCAGATCACGCAGATTGATATTTTAAAAATTGATATTGAAGGTTCAGAAATTGAATTGTTTCAAAGTAATTTTGAACAATGGCTACCTATTACAAAAGTTATTATAATAGAGTTGCATGATTGGTTAAGAAAAGGATGCTCAAAACAGTTTTTTAGCACATTAGTAAATTATGATTTTGTATTGTCGCATAAAGGAGAAAACATTATTTGTTATTTAAATTCTTAG
- a CDS encoding oligosaccharide flippase family protein: MKLSSSILYTFLTQIPIQLFGIISGVFIARMIGPEGKGVFALYQANAQLIAVFFSLSFGSALTYFLPSGTIAKNKILAISLYIIIACSILIFLLLLFLNYSNYKELLFPEKYSGVLYLVWLYLFSILSIIGGIATGFFQGMKKFNKLNKILFYNSILNFLSFGLLFFIHKSNLFEIDTKILLYCLLFVSLINIFQFIYYFYKDINIKPSFNVSYSKDFKPMIEFTLYTHLSLFIGFFNARLSLWFLNYYLDEVAIGLFSLATNLIVIFNMISAPIGNVLMPFLSGENIREKEKMFYKYSKINFTSLILLAVFSFLIANWIIPLIYGADFRSAAFLFQILLPGIIFSNVSRLYAVYIASCNKQIYNLYATILSFVVNIVFNFILIKYFGLVGASLASTFTYFASFLTMAYFVHIKLKMPFGNYYLMNYHDIKTVSSYFKSFIKTKS; the protein is encoded by the coding sequence GTGAAGCTTAGCAGTAGCATATTATATACATTTTTAACTCAAATCCCAATTCAATTATTTGGAATTATATCAGGTGTTTTTATTGCTCGAATGATTGGTCCAGAAGGGAAAGGCGTTTTTGCTTTGTATCAGGCAAATGCTCAATTGATTGCTGTTTTTTTTTCGTTGAGTTTTGGAAGCGCATTAACGTACTTTTTACCTTCAGGTACCATTGCAAAAAATAAAATTTTAGCGATCTCTCTATATATAATTATAGCTTGTAGTATCTTGATTTTTCTATTGTTGTTGTTTCTTAACTATTCAAATTACAAAGAACTATTATTCCCAGAAAAATATAGCGGAGTATTGTATTTAGTTTGGCTTTATTTGTTTTCAATTTTATCAATTATTGGAGGGATAGCAACAGGATTTTTTCAAGGAATGAAAAAATTCAATAAATTAAATAAAATATTGTTCTACAATAGTATATTGAATTTTTTATCTTTTGGTTTACTGTTTTTTATTCATAAATCAAATTTGTTTGAAATTGATACAAAAATACTTCTATATTGTTTGTTATTTGTTTCATTAATAAATATATTTCAATTTATATACTATTTTTATAAAGACATAAATATTAAGCCTAGTTTTAATGTCTCTTATTCAAAAGATTTTAAACCAATGATTGAATTCACATTATATACACATTTATCTTTATTTATTGGTTTTTTTAATGCAAGATTAAGTTTGTGGTTTTTGAATTATTATCTTGACGAAGTTGCTATTGGGCTGTTTTCATTGGCCACTAACTTAATTGTAATCTTTAATATGATTTCTGCTCCTATTGGAAATGTATTAATGCCCTTTTTATCAGGAGAAAATATAAGAGAAAAAGAAAAAATGTTTTACAAATATTCAAAAATAAATTTCACTTCATTAATTTTATTGGCTGTTTTTAGCTTTTTAATAGCAAACTGGATTATCCCACTTATTTATGGAGCGGATTTTAGAAGTGCTGCATTTCTTTTTCAAATATTGTTGCCAGGTATTATTTTTTCAAATGTGTCAAGATTATATGCTGTTTATATAGCTTCTTGCAATAAACAAATTTATAATTTATATGCAACAATATTGAGTTTTGTTGTTAATATTGTATTCAATTTTATATTAATAAAATATTTTGGGTTGGTAGGTGCTTCACTAGCGTCAACTTTTACTTATTTTGCTTCGTTTTTAACCATGGCGTATTTTGTACACATTAAATTAAAAATGCCATTTGGTAATTATTATTTGATGAATTACCACGATATTAAAACAGTGTCATCCTATTTCAAATCATTTATTAAAACAAAATCATAA
- a CDS encoding T9SS type A sorting domain-containing protein yields the protein MKLRAIIVTLVILSLSFAAYSQFNYSRLKLWLTSDTIDTVNNKITHWFDRSGYHYDLSQTIPNWQPTFSFSPILNHNTLCFDGNDLLNSPNLNLLNCEIFMIAKGYEVNNQYFGFGSGYYVNFLNDRSIIYLEGGNYRYFTPQQNTNVFQIHNFGWSNGDASTAFLNINNIPLNYGSTIANTGFILNDLKVGANALKGEIAEIIVFDTILNPTLRDSVVLYLQNKYAPPVRLPNDTILNTFCTITIKPQGYFTAYLWNTGETTDSITVQSTGYYKVTATDIFGRQSTDSIWVQFPEAQFASTYQLCFGDSMLITSALGNSMNYNWSNGGNQSYTYVKQEGWYYVTITDAQYCYYIDSFFVDIDSLAMHPLFVSDTTHLCEGNLLNFNPYSFPIAHYLWQPTGDTLPQTTVTQSGYYTLSVTDVVGCQNKDSIFVDIIGSIPMIDFTFDTICLGTITTFTNLSSLNYDSLLWEFGDGSISKDFNTTHLFLASGNYWVKLTLYNGACSNYVTKTIIVKEKPIANFNYSLSCTGLPTNFYNLSYSNDSIIETLWNFDGIHTSTSNNPSFIFTNNGNYSVSLNITSANGCKDSIIKTINISDSAVLPIISLYYPENNITIANNQVNFVWTASNAIKYIFELSLDSFVTIITSDTTVYNYVHLFLENKTYFWRIKAFNYCNQESISEIYKFSVFTPQTLNGLKLWLTSDTIDTVNNKITHWFDRSGYHYDLSQTIPNWQPTFSFSPILNHNTLCFDGNDLLNSPNLNLLNCEIFMIAKGYEVNNQYFGFGSGYYVNFLNDRSIIYLEGGNYRYFTPQQNTNVFQIHNFGWSNGDASTAFLNINNIPLNYGSTIANTGFILNDLKVGANALKGEIAEIIVFDTILNPTLRDSVVLYLQNKYAPPVRLPNDTILNTFCTITIKPQGYFTAYLWNTGETTDSITVQSTGYYKVTATDIFGRQSTDSIWVQFPEAQFASTYQLCFGDSMLITSALGNSMNYNWSNGGNQSYTYVKQEGWYYVTITDAQYCYYIDSFFVDIDSLAMHPLFVSDTTHLCEGNSLSFNSYNFPIAHYLWQPTGDTLPQTTVTQSGYYTLSVTDVVGCQNKDSIFVEITGKAPIANFSATHTCKGDSTLFTDLSIPLDSSPINTWQWIINNDTLNEQNPSYLFSQYGTYAIKLNVGTEAGCFQTNEQNITVHPLPICDFDAIRLCNNHATYFSSHSHIPVGSIAGLTWKWGDGTFSFDSDTTHIYALPNNYTVTLIAESDEGCIDSIAQNIEIKPSPVAGFDVSPSCNENPTFFADTSQTYYYNPIMHWEWWFGDGATSFTQHPQHVYQQSGNYIITLAIQSLNGCSDTVQKNILVSTKPQANFIADTACVHQPLILEDASSIINGTIDEWNWYVHNNFVSSLQNATLTLTSSGSLPITLIVTSNTRCTDTITKNITVYPKPSVNFDLQPTYGAVPLTVYFNNLSEFGQSYWNFGDGSTSTITQPTHNFTDTGKYTIWLTLTNIHGCKDSISKTVLVVPNWLDLAIEKIFYIKDNLFLTVQVLVANVGTLPIENPYVTLMVDGNRLVSELITDTLFSGDKIMYTFTSKIPIADATPSYICVQGQVWQTQNEVNNQNNEQCIALSEEEQLLNFYPNPAQNNIHILLQLDEDQTIYIQLTDITGKKLLYQPLTLEKSFHQLNISLENLSQGIYIIQIRTKKNTFVHKFMKE from the coding sequence ATGAAACTACGGGCAATTATAGTAACTCTAGTTATTTTATCTCTTAGCTTTGCTGCATATAGTCAATTTAATTATTCAAGATTAAAGCTTTGGCTTACTTCAGACACCATTGATACAGTTAATAATAAAATTACTCATTGGTTTGACAGAAGTGGCTATCATTACGATTTAAGCCAAACTATACCCAACTGGCAACCTACATTTTCTTTTAGCCCTATTCTAAATCATAATACACTATGTTTTGATGGAAACGACCTCCTTAATTCACCTAACCTCAACCTTTTAAATTGTGAAATTTTTATGATAGCTAAAGGATATGAAGTTAATAATCAATATTTCGGATTTGGAAGTGGATATTATGTTAATTTTCTTAATGATCGATCTATTATTTACCTTGAAGGAGGAAATTATAGATATTTTACACCACAACAAAATACCAACGTTTTTCAAATTCATAATTTTGGATGGAGTAATGGAGATGCATCTACTGCATTCTTAAATATCAACAACATACCTTTAAATTACGGGAGTACCATTGCTAATACAGGCTTTATACTTAATGACTTAAAAGTTGGAGCCAATGCATTAAAAGGAGAAATTGCTGAAATTATTGTTTTCGATACTATTTTAAACCCAACCCTACGCGATAGTGTCGTTTTGTATCTTCAAAATAAATACGCACCACCTGTGCGTTTACCTAACGATACGATACTTAATACTTTCTGTACTATTACCATAAAGCCACAAGGTTATTTTACTGCTTACCTTTGGAACACCGGTGAAACAACTGATAGCATTACCGTTCAATCTACAGGATATTATAAAGTTACAGCCACCGACATTTTTGGACGACAAAGCACCGATAGTATTTGGGTGCAATTCCCAGAGGCACAGTTTGCTAGCACCTATCAGCTATGTTTTGGCGATTCGATGCTTATTACATCTGCGTTAGGCAATAGCATGAATTATAACTGGAGCAACGGAGGAAATCAAAGTTATACCTATGTAAAACAAGAAGGTTGGTATTATGTAACCATTACTGACGCACAATATTGTTATTACATCGATTCTTTCTTTGTCGATATTGACAGTTTGGCCATGCATCCGCTCTTTGTAAGCGATACCACTCACTTATGCGAGGGCAATTTACTTAACTTTAATCCCTATAGCTTTCCTATTGCACATTACCTGTGGCAACCAACCGGTGATACGCTACCACAGACTACCGTTACACAAAGCGGCTATTATACGCTAAGCGTTACAGATGTTGTTGGATGCCAAAACAAAGATTCTATTTTTGTTGATATTATTGGAAGCATTCCAATGATTGATTTCACATTTGACACCATTTGTTTAGGAACCATAACGACTTTCACTAATTTATCTTCATTAAATTACGATTCTTTATTATGGGAATTTGGAGATGGCAGCATTTCAAAAGATTTTAATACAACTCATTTATTTTTAGCATCTGGCAATTATTGGGTTAAGCTAACATTATATAACGGAGCTTGTAGTAATTACGTTACGAAAACAATAATAGTTAAAGAAAAACCTATTGCTAATTTTAATTATTCATTGTCATGTACAGGGTTACCTACCAACTTTTATAACTTATCATACAGCAATGATAGTATTATAGAAACACTTTGGAACTTTGATGGAATTCATACAAGTACCTCAAATAATCCTTCTTTTATCTTTACAAACAATGGGAATTATTCGGTTTCATTAAATATTACCTCTGCAAATGGATGCAAAGATTCGATTATTAAAACTATTAATATATCTGATTCCGCAGTTTTGCCAATTATTAGTTTATATTACCCGGAAAATAATATTACTATTGCCAATAATCAAGTTAATTTTGTTTGGACTGCAAGTAATGCCATAAAATATATCTTTGAATTATCTCTTGATTCATTTGTAACTATTATAACTTCCGATACAACTGTATATAATTATGTCCATTTATTTCTAGAAAATAAAACATATTTTTGGAGAATAAAGGCATTTAATTATTGCAATCAAGAAAGCATTTCTGAAATATATAAATTTAGCGTTTTTACTCCTCAGACTTTAAATGGTTTAAAACTTTGGCTTACTTCAGACACCATTGATACAGTTAATAATAAAATTACTCATTGGTTTGACAGAAGTGGCTATCATTACGATTTAAGCCAAACTATACCCAACTGGCAACCTACATTTTCTTTTAGCCCTATTCTAAATCATAATACACTATGTTTTGATGGAAACGACCTCCTTAATTCACCTAACCTCAACCTTTTAAATTGTGAAATTTTTATGATAGCTAAAGGATATGAAGTTAATAATCAATATTTCGGATTTGGAAGTGGATATTATGTTAATTTTCTTAATGATCGATCTATTATTTACCTTGAAGGAGGAAATTATAGATATTTTACACCACAACAAAATACCAACGTTTTTCAAATTCATAATTTTGGATGGAGTAATGGAGATGCATCTACTGCATTCTTAAATATCAACAACATACCTTTAAATTACGGGAGTACCATTGCTAATACAGGCTTTATACTTAATGACTTAAAAGTTGGAGCCAATGCATTAAAAGGAGAAATTGCTGAAATTATTGTTTTCGATACTATTTTAAACCCAACCCTACGCGATAGTGTCGTTTTGTATCTTCAAAATAAATACGCACCACCTGTGCGTTTACCTAACGATACGATACTTAATACTTTCTGTACTATTACCATAAAGCCACAAGGTTATTTTACTGCTTACCTTTGGAACACCGGTGAAACAACTGATAGCATTACCGTTCAATCTACAGGATATTATAAAGTTACAGCCACCGACATTTTTGGACGACAAAGCACCGATAGTATTTGGGTGCAATTCCCAGAGGCACAGTTTGCTAGCACCTATCAGCTATGTTTTGGCGATTCGATGCTTATTACATCTGCGTTAGGCAATAGCATGAATTATAACTGGAGCAACGGAGGAAATCAAAGTTATACCTATGTAAAACAAGAAGGTTGGTATTATGTAACCATTACTGACGCACAATATTGTTATTATATCGATTCTTTCTTTGTCGATATTGACAGTTTAGCCATGCATCCGCTCTTTGTAAGCGATACCACGCACTTATGCGAAGGTAATTCGCTTAGCTTTAATTCTTATAATTTCCCTATTGCACATTACCTGTGGCAACCAACCGGTGATACGCTACCACAGACTACCGTTACACAAAGCGGTTATTATACGCTAAGCGTTACAGATGTTGTTGGATGCCAAAACAAAGATTCTATTTTTGTAGAGATTACAGGCAAGGCACCTATTGCCAATTTTTCGGCTACCCATACATGCAAAGGCGACAGTACACTTTTTACAGATTTATCTATTCCACTCGACAGTTCACCCATCAATACCTGGCAATGGATTATTAACAACGACACCCTCAACGAACAAAATCCATCGTATTTGTTTTCGCAATATGGTACTTATGCCATTAAACTAAATGTAGGCACCGAAGCAGGTTGTTTTCAAACGAACGAACAAAACATTACTGTTCACCCACTACCCATTTGCGATTTTGACGCTATTCGATTATGCAACAACCACGCTACTTATTTCTCTTCTCATTCTCATATTCCAGTAGGCTCTATTGCTGGCTTAACCTGGAAATGGGGAGATGGAACGTTCAGCTTCGATAGCGACACTACTCATATCTACGCATTACCCAACAACTACACAGTAACACTTATTGCCGAAAGCGATGAGGGTTGTATCGATAGTATTGCACAAAATATCGAAATTAAACCAAGCCCCGTAGCCGGTTTTGATGTTTCGCCTTCGTGCAATGAGAACCCTACTTTTTTTGCCGATACCAGTCAAACCTATTACTATAACCCTATTATGCACTGGGAGTGGTGGTTTGGCGATGGTGCTACTTCTTTTACTCAACACCCCCAACATGTATATCAGCAAAGCGGAAATTATATAATTACATTAGCCATACAATCGCTCAATGGATGCAGCGATACTGTTCAAAAAAACATTTTAGTTTCCACAAAACCACAGGCAAATTTTATTGCAGATACCGCATGTGTTCATCAACCTTTAATTTTAGAAGATGCTTCATCAATAATAAATGGTACTATTGACGAATGGAATTGGTATGTTCATAATAATTTTGTTTCTTCATTGCAAAATGCAACTTTAACACTCACATCTTCGGGTAGCTTGCCTATAACACTAATTGTTACCTCCAATACTCGATGCACCGATACCATCACAAAAAACATTACCGTTTATCCCAAACCCAGCGTAAATTTCGACCTTCAACCGACTTATGGAGCTGTTCCATTAACGGTATATTTCAATAACCTATCTGAATTTGGACAATCATATTGGAATTTCGGCGATGGTAGTACATCAACCATTACTCAGCCAACACATAATTTTACCGATACAGGCAAATACACCATTTGGCTTACCTTAACCAACATTCACGGATGCAAAGATTCTATTTCTAAAACAGTATTAGTTGTGCCAAATTGGCTCGATTTAGCTATTGAAAAAATATTTTATATTAAAGACAATCTATTTTTAACGGTTCAGGTTTTAGTCGCCAATGTGGGTACACTTCCTATCGAAAATCCCTATGTAACTCTTATGGTCGATGGCAATCGTTTAGTTTCTGAATTAATTACCGACACTCTTTTTTCGGGCGATAAAATTATGTACACCTTTACAAGTAAAATACCTATAGCCGATGCAACTCCTTCATATATATGCGTTCAAGGACAAGTATGGCAAACACAAAATGAAGTCAACAATCAAAATAATGAGCAATGCATTGCCTTAAGCGAAGAAGAACAATTACTTAATTTTTACCCCAATCCTGCTCAAAACAATATTCATATTCTATTGCAATTAGATGAGGATCAAACTATTTATATTCAGTTAACAGATATTACAGGCAAAAAACTGCTATATCAACCATTAACACTGGAAAAAAGCTTTCATCAACTAAATATTTCTTTGGAAAACCTCTCACAAGGAATTTATATTATACAAATACGAACGAAAAAAAATACCTTTGTGCATAAATTTATGAAAGAATAG
- the rdgB gene encoding RdgB/HAM1 family non-canonical purine NTP pyrophosphatase — translation MDLIFASNNKHKAEEIRLLLPTHIRLLTLSEVGFFKEIEETGLTLEENARIKARTVFNEIKQPVFADDTGLEVEALGGKPGVYSARYAGEDGNSDANMKKLLREMKDIQNRNAQFRCCIVLIVNEKEYLFNGIVRGTIAHSPRGNNGFGYDPIFVPEGDIHTFAEIPLCVKNTLSHRTLAIKQMIEFINQTMHA, via the coding sequence ATGGATTTGATTTTTGCTTCGAATAATAAACACAAAGCCGAAGAAATAAGACTCTTACTACCCACCCATATTCGTTTACTAACGCTGTCGGAGGTAGGCTTTTTTAAAGAAATAGAAGAAACAGGGCTAACTTTAGAAGAAAATGCACGCATAAAGGCAAGAACTGTTTTTAACGAAATTAAACAACCCGTTTTTGCCGATGATACAGGACTCGAAGTAGAAGCATTGGGTGGTAAGCCAGGCGTTTATTCGGCACGTTACGCGGGTGAAGATGGCAACTCAGATGCTAATATGAAAAAACTCCTTCGTGAAATGAAGGATATTCAAAATCGTAATGCTCAATTTCGCTGTTGTATTGTTTTAATTGTAAACGAAAAAGAATATTTATTTAATGGTATCGTAAGAGGGACAATAGCTCATTCGCCTCGAGGAAACAATGGTTTTGGCTACGATCCTATTTTTGTCCCCGAAGGCGATATACATACCTTTGCAGAAATTCCTCTTTGTGTAAAAAATACATTGAGCCATCGCACATTAGCTATAAAGCAAATGATCGAATTTATAAATCAAACCATGCATGCTTAA
- a CDS encoding 3-dehydroquinate synthase, which produces MLKPITYQHARGECKIIFNPFSLFVHQLPQNSVFIVDKNVYQLYLNIFNKIKKPIYIYQASEKRKTLKSLEYIFNFFYDNAVDRGFTIAVVGGGITCDIGAMAASLWKRGCKLVLVPTTLLAMIDAAIGGKTAINFHSIKNSVGTFYHADKIWIDTKFLNTLPIEIYTEGIPEIIKHALSLNKNLLEQLIKINADSFGYLKNISDDIIYENIITKLSIVTSDPEEKNIRKILNVGHTVGHAFELSYGLPHGIAVANGILVELETFNLLGYIDDPSVLTISKTLLKPFISNKIKKEIEPLLPFLLQDKKRNMDEISIPIVKSIGNTIIQNIQITDFTKALQEVLLNER; this is translated from the coding sequence ATGCTTAAGCCTATAACATATCAACACGCCAGAGGGGAATGCAAAATTATTTTCAATCCCTTTTCGTTGTTTGTACATCAACTACCACAAAATTCGGTTTTTATTGTCGATAAAAACGTTTATCAATTATACCTTAACATTTTCAATAAAATAAAAAAACCTATTTATATTTATCAAGCCAGCGAAAAAAGAAAAACGCTGAAATCATTAGAATATATTTTTAATTTTTTTTATGATAATGCCGTTGATAGAGGATTTACCATAGCCGTTGTAGGAGGTGGTATAACGTGCGATATTGGTGCTATGGCTGCGTCTTTATGGAAACGAGGTTGCAAACTCGTACTGGTGCCAACAACGCTTTTAGCAATGATAGACGCAGCAATCGGCGGAAAAACAGCGATCAATTTTCATTCAATAAAAAACAGCGTTGGTACTTTTTATCATGCCGATAAAATTTGGATCGATACTAAGTTTTTAAACACACTTCCCATAGAAATCTATACAGAAGGTATTCCAGAAATCATCAAACATGCCCTATCGCTTAATAAAAATTTACTCGAGCAACTTATAAAAATCAATGCTGATTCTTTTGGGTATCTAAAAAATATAAGTGATGACATCATTTACGAAAACATTATAACCAAACTAAGCATCGTAACTTCCGACCCTGAAGAAAAAAACATAAGAAAAATATTAAACGTGGGGCATACGGTTGGACATGCATTTGAACTCTCGTATGGACTACCTCACGGAATAGCTGTGGCTAATGGCATTCTTGTAGAACTTGAAACATTCAATTTACTGGGCTACATTGACGATCCCTCAGTATTAACTATATCAAAAACACTTTTAAAACCATTTATATCTAATAAAATAAAAAAAGAAATTGAACCTTTATTGCCATTTTTGTTACAAGATAAAAAACGAAATATGGACGAAATTTCTATTCCGATTGTAAAATCAATTGGAAATACCATTATCCAAAATATTCAAATAACCGACTTTACAAAAGCCTTGCAAGAAGTACTTTTAAATGAACGTTAA
- the aroA gene encoding 3-phosphoshikimate 1-carboxyvinyltransferase: MNVKINIPYLNGQWTAPSSKSELIRFIAIAMQCEETSTLNNVTWCNDSYAMLNTAEAWGADIELSENRLQIKGCIEPQSHEFNTGESALCLRLMIPILACHKGTYKLQAEGTLLNRPVGEIENIIKQLGAHIQTNQNFPPITITGSIQAGSLTIENPITSQNLSGLLMALPLLKDNSRIAVNKLISQPYIKLTLSCLQQAGINITVNSMFNEFIIQGNQAFKPISTSIEGDWSAASLFLVAAAINGQLRLKNLNPQSLQADKAILNFISTKYDHQYHCRKQAIQAFEADITHCPDLFPALMVLALNANNSCKITGINRLLYKESNRIDKFIEEFSKFGGKYSIQGDILHIRPPEKIDSATINAHNDHRIAMAAAMATIGSDADATIVGAECVNKSYPSFWEDLQCLGANLSINN, encoded by the coding sequence ATGAACGTTAAAATCAACATACCTTATTTGAATGGGCAATGGACAGCTCCATCATCTAAAAGTGAACTTATACGATTTATTGCCATTGCCATGCAGTGCGAAGAAACAAGCACACTAAATAACGTAACCTGGTGCAACGATAGCTATGCTATGCTCAACACAGCCGAAGCGTGGGGAGCTGATATCGAACTATCCGAAAATAGGTTACAAATTAAAGGCTGCATAGAACCACAATCGCACGAATTCAATACAGGTGAATCGGCTCTTTGCCTACGTTTGATGATACCTATTTTGGCATGCCACAAAGGCACATACAAATTGCAAGCAGAAGGTACTTTGCTTAATCGCCCTGTCGGCGAAATTGAAAACATTATCAAGCAACTGGGTGCTCATATCCAAACAAATCAGAATTTCCCACCTATAACCATTACCGGCAGTATTCAAGCTGGTAGCCTTACTATCGAGAATCCAATCACATCGCAAAATTTAAGCGGTTTGCTTATGGCATTGCCTTTATTAAAAGACAATAGTCGAATAGCTGTAAATAAACTCATTAGTCAACCTTATATTAAACTAACGCTTTCGTGTTTACAACAAGCAGGAATTAACATTACGGTCAATTCAATGTTTAACGAGTTTATTATTCAAGGCAACCAAGCTTTTAAACCTATATCAACTTCAATAGAAGGCGATTGGAGTGCTGCATCGCTTTTTTTAGTTGCAGCCGCTATAAATGGTCAACTGCGATTAAAAAATCTTAATCCACAAAGTTTACAAGCCGATAAAGCAATATTAAATTTTATTTCAACTAAATACGACCATCAATACCATTGTAGAAAACAAGCCATTCAAGCTTTTGAAGCCGATATTACCCATTGCCCCGATTTATTTCCTGCCCTTATGGTTTTGGCTCTAAATGCAAACAATAGTTGCAAAATCACTGGCATTAACCGTTTATTATACAAAGAAAGCAATAGAATTGACAAGTTTATTGAAGAATTCTCAAAATTTGGTGGTAAATATAGCATTCAAGGCGATATACTCCATATACGACCACCCGAAAAAATAGACTCAGCAACCATTAACGCTCACAACGACCACCGCATAGCAATGGCTGCTGCTATGGCTACCATCGGAAGCGATGCTGATGCTACTATTGTTGGGGCTGAGTGTGTTAATAAATCTTATCCTTCTTTTTGGGAAGACCTTCAATGTTTAGGTGCCAACCTTTCAATAAACAATTAA
- the pgeF gene encoding peptidoglycan editing factor PgeF, with protein sequence MKPYIIQRKNHIAWIEFPILSQFSELVHFSTLRMGGFSNHPQASLNMGFVRTDFTTKVIENRKLVAESLGIPIENMIFSRQTHSDHIAIVSAVDKGKGVFYKPTAIQDNDGYVVSEPLICPVVMTADCVPVFLYDPQNKIASVVHSGWRGTVQHIASKAVDIMVAKGSHVNNIVAAIGPSAGSCCYQVGEEVLEKFVSAYGTEAYRFFSSPKPPFTVNLWDAIRTSLIRSGLTPKHIAQTDLCTICNPHMFFSARNNKGMTGRMASGIMIKP encoded by the coding sequence ATGAAGCCTTACATTATACAACGAAAAAATCATATAGCATGGATTGAATTTCCCATTCTATCTCAATTTTCCGAGTTGGTGCATTTTTCTACCCTACGAATGGGAGGGTTTAGCAATCACCCACAAGCATCGCTCAACATGGGTTTTGTACGAACCGACTTCACAACCAAAGTAATCGAAAACCGAAAATTAGTAGCCGAATCCTTGGGTATACCTATTGAAAATATGATATTTTCGCGTCAAACTCATAGCGACCACATTGCCATAGTTTCTGCTGTTGATAAAGGCAAAGGCGTTTTTTATAAACCTACTGCTATACAAGATAATGATGGGTATGTAGTCTCCGAACCCCTTATTTGCCCAGTTGTAATGACTGCCGATTGCGTGCCTGTATTTCTCTACGACCCTCAAAACAAAATAGCATCGGTCGTACATTCGGGCTGGCGAGGAACCGTTCAACACATTGCATCCAAAGCGGTTGATATAATGGTAGCTAAAGGATCACATGTAAATAATATTGTAGCCGCCATAGGTCCATCGGCTGGAAGTTGTTGTTACCAAGTTGGCGAAGAAGTACTCGAAAAATTTGTTAGTGCATATGGAACTGAAGCCTATCGTTTCTTTTCATCACCCAAACCGCCCTTTACGGTAAATTTATGGGATGCTATACGCACTTCGCTCATACGAAGCGGTCTAACACCTAAACATATTGCCCAAACCGATTTATGCACTATTTGTAATCCACATATGTTTTTTTCTGCACGCAACAATAAAGGAATGACCGGCAGAATGGCTTCGGGCATAATGATTAAACCTTAA